The following proteins come from a genomic window of Triticum aestivum cultivar Chinese Spring chromosome 6A, IWGSC CS RefSeq v2.1, whole genome shotgun sequence:
- the LOC123130139 gene encoding lecithin-cholesterol acyltransferase-like 1 yields MDKLQWLCLPCLLVFAPFFFLFGSTSAAHHHQRDVLHPVVLLPGFSCGQIEARLTDAYDSPSPLCGLRKGDGRWFRLWKNSTGLQDLPNMACFADQLRLVYDPTAGDYRNVPGVETRVLSFGSTGGFLSDDPADMEICMGRLVEALERTGYIDGESLFGAPYDLRHAPAAPGLPNREFSRFRRSLTALVEHASRRNGGKPAILVSHSQGGLLALEFLNRSPLAWRRRLVKHFIMASTGAGGIVVTMKGLAASDGAGVLSMRRVKRSFESAFAGLPSPAVFGGETPLVVTRARNYTARDMPEFLSAAGLPASAVRLYLSRALPVALNLRAPLVPMTCVNGVGVPTPEKLVYWDGDLDKDPEVVHGDGDGVVNLASILALDAVVGEDPEQRGCYKSIRMANTTHVGVVSDGFAVERLVHEILEAGRANQTCMCATHCRQPLATQNMRNNAHLLLPLSSKSQHHHQIFGVSLDLT; encoded by the exons ATGGACAAACTCCAATGGCTGTGCTTGCCATGCCTCCTAGTCTTTGctcccttcttcttcctttttgGGAGCACGTCGGCTGCCCACCACCACCAGCGAGACGTCCTCCACCCGGTGGTGCTGCTGCCAGGCTTCTCCTGCGGCCAGATCGAGGCCCGCCTCACCGACGCCTACGACTCGCCGTCGCCGCTCTGCGGCCTGCGCAAGGGGGACGGCCGGTGGTTCCGACTGTGGAAGAACAGCACGGGCCTGCAAGACCTCCCCAACATGGCGTGCTTCGCCGACCAGCTCCGCCTGGTTTATGACCCCACGGCCGGCGACTACCGCAATGTTCCCGGCGTCGAGACCCGCGTCCTCTCGTTCGGCTCCACCGGCGGCTTCCTCTCCGACGACCCTGCCGACAT GGAGATCTGTATGGGAAGACTCGTGGAGGCGTTGGAGCGAACCGGGTACATCGACGGCGAGAGCCTCTTTGGCGCTCCGTACGACCTCCGGCACGCGCCCGCGGCGCCGGGGCTGCCGAACAGGGAGTTCTCCAGATTCCGCCGGAGTCTCACGGCGCTCGTGGAGCACGCGAGCAGGAGAAACGGGGGCAAGCCGGCCATCCTCGTGTCCCACAGCCAGGGCGGCCTGCTCGCGCTCGAGTTCCTCAACCGGAGCCCCCTGGCGTGGCGCCGGAGGCTCGTCAAGCACTTCATCATGGCCTCCACGGGCGCCGGCGGGATCGTGGTCACCATGAAGGGCCTCGCCGCCAGCGACGGCGCCGGCGTCCTGTCGATGCGGCGCGTCAAGAGGAGCTTCGAGTCCGCGTTCGCGGGGCTGCCGTCGCCGGCGGTCTTCGGCGGCGAGACGCCCCTGGTCGTGACGCGGGCGAGGAACTACACCGCGCGCGACATGCCGGAGTTCCTGTCGGCGGCCGGGCTGCCGGCGTCCGCAGTGAGGCTGTACCTGTCGCGGGCGCTGCCGGTGGCGCTCAACCTGCGGGCGCCGCTGGTACCCATGACGTGCGTCAACGGCGTGGGCGTGCCGACCCCGGAGAAGCTGGTGTACTGGGACGGCGACCTCGACAAGGACCCCGAGGTGGTGCACGGGGACGGCGACGGAGTGGTCAATCTGGCGAGCATACTTGCCCTCGACGCGGTTGTCGGTGAAGATCCGGAGCAGCGGGGATGCTACAAGTCTATCAGAATGGCCAACACCACCCACGTCGGCGTCGTGTCGGATGGTTTCGCCGTTGAGCGTCTGGTCCATGAGATTCTTGAAGCAGGTCGCGCCAACCAGACATGCATGTGTGCTACCCACTGCCGGCAGCCACTGGCCACTCAGAATATGAGAAACAATGCCCATCTTCTTTTACCTTTATCTTCCAAAAGCCAGCATCATCATCAAATTTTTGGGGTTTCTCTGGATCTCACCTAG